In the Solanum pennellii chromosome 5, SPENNV200 genome, one interval contains:
- the LOC107020096 gene encoding 8-hydroxygeraniol dehydrogenase-like, with translation MVGSCRKCENCSVDLENYFPHKIPTYNGYNSDGTLNFGGYSHIMVFDEHFVLCCPKNLLMDVAPLLYAGITTYSPLKYFGLDKPGMHIGVVDLGRLGHMVVMFAKEFGTKGTFISTSAKKNQEAIERLGADSFLIIRDPKQMKDVTNTLDGIMIIDTISVVHSILPLLILLKSHGKLVMVGAPENPVEYLPVFALFIGRKLEAGSCIGGTEET, from the exons ATGGTAGGATCATGTCGCAAATGTGAGAATTGTAGCGTTGATCTCGAGAATTACTTCCCTCATAAGATTCCTACATACAACGGCTATAACTCAGACGGAACCCTCAATTTTGGAGGTTACTCTCACATAATGGTATTTGATGAGCATTTTGTACTATGTTGTCCTAAAAACTTGTTGATGGACGTTGCTCCCCTGTTATATGCTGGAATTACTACTTATAGTCCTTTGAAATATTTTGGACTCGATAAGCCTGGAATGCACATTGGTGTTGTTGATCTTGGAAGGCTCGGACATATGGTTGTTATGTTCGCTAAGGAATTCGGAACCAAAGGTACATTCATTAGTACATCTGCTAAAAAGAATCAAGAAGCAATTGAACGTTTAGGCGCAGACTCTTTCTTGATCATCCGCGATCCCAAGCAGATGAAG GATGTAACGAACACATTGGATGGGATCATGATCATCGACACAATTTCCGTTGTGCACTCTATTCTTCCATTGCTTATATTATTGAAATCTCATGGTAAGCTTGTTATGGTTGGTGCACCAGAAAACCCAGTGGAGTACTTGCCCGTGTTTGCTCTATTTATTG GAAGGAAGCTAGAGGCTGGAAGTTGCATAGGAGGTACGGAAGAGACTTAA